Proteins encoded together in one Prochlorococcus marinus str. MIT 9211 window:
- a CDS encoding ArnT family glycosyltransferase — translation MKRITLITDAPLIGLLVLWFIAFCLSLYGLGGVPLRDFDEATVARVAYELSQSNGADQLLPTIWSNPYLNKPPGLHWAIAKLINLNNFFSSNQLPSEFLIRLAPASLSTLVIPLGGLIQWKLRPKEPITTLATSTILLTLLPIIRHGRLAMLDGTQLTAIALFWLLLVSIDNSPRDNIRFLMSGLIASFMLLLKAPLLIPIICAAVLPMLMERVLWEWSWGKWFCIGLVPGSLWHIWHAINRGNEALNLWLGDGASRVIFDSGQGSDLGFLVPLIELIEGGWPWLVLLPFATYLAWHERKSKWGKWVIGTSLILIISILPLKTQLPWYSHPLWLPFALLCGPAVSELIKKSKSIFHRNLLLRLIPYSFLLLGSLVLSFSLLSFAGLIKGFESYLLISIPVGSGWLVGGYLLNHKKMKIRQLAISSLALGNLVGLFILMGSPNWIWELNETWNAKPVGEMIRKANPGEVVMEGSNERPSLNWYAEQRIVNKSSRQSDQWLLTSNQRKSKYLIEKEKCQEKGSEGKWMLIYCKSK, via the coding sequence ATGAAAAGAATCACTCTCATTACAGATGCACCTTTGATCGGGTTATTAGTTTTATGGTTTATTGCTTTTTGCCTTTCTTTATATGGACTAGGAGGTGTTCCATTAAGAGATTTTGATGAAGCCACAGTGGCTAGAGTTGCATATGAATTAAGTCAAAGCAATGGTGCTGACCAACTACTCCCAACAATTTGGTCAAACCCTTATTTAAACAAACCTCCTGGCCTTCATTGGGCAATAGCCAAGTTGATTAATTTGAATAATTTTTTCTCATCAAATCAACTTCCATCAGAATTCCTAATAAGACTTGCACCTGCATCTTTATCCACATTAGTTATTCCATTGGGTGGTCTAATTCAATGGAAGTTGCGACCAAAGGAACCAATAACAACTCTTGCAACCAGCACTATTCTCCTGACATTGCTGCCAATAATTAGACATGGGCGACTAGCAATGCTTGATGGGACACAATTGACGGCTATCGCCTTGTTTTGGCTATTACTGGTGTCTATCGATAATTCTCCAAGAGACAATATTAGGTTTTTAATGTCTGGCCTAATTGCCAGCTTCATGCTCTTACTAAAAGCTCCTTTATTAATTCCAATTATTTGTGCAGCTGTGTTGCCAATGCTAATGGAAAGGGTCCTATGGGAATGGTCATGGGGCAAATGGTTCTGCATAGGACTGGTTCCAGGAAGTTTATGGCATATATGGCATGCCATTAATCGTGGAAATGAGGCATTAAATCTTTGGCTAGGTGATGGTGCGTCAAGAGTTATTTTCGATTCCGGGCAAGGGAGTGATCTTGGCTTTTTGGTTCCCTTAATTGAATTAATTGAAGGAGGCTGGCCTTGGCTGGTTCTATTACCCTTTGCAACTTACCTGGCGTGGCATGAGCGTAAAAGCAAGTGGGGCAAGTGGGTTATAGGTACATCCTTAATTCTTATAATCTCTATTTTGCCTTTAAAGACTCAATTACCTTGGTATTCCCATCCGCTGTGGTTACCATTTGCTTTACTTTGTGGGCCAGCAGTTTCTGAATTGATCAAGAAAAGTAAAAGTATTTTTCACCGAAACCTTTTACTGCGACTAATACCATATTCGTTCTTATTACTAGGGTCTTTAGTGCTTTCTTTTTCTCTTCTAAGCTTTGCTGGGCTAATTAAAGGTTTTGAGTCATATTTACTTATTTCGATTCCAGTTGGTTCAGGCTGGCTAGTGGGAGGTTATTTACTAAATCACAAGAAAATGAAAATAAGGCAACTGGCAATATCCTCTTTAGCTTTAGGTAACTTAGTAGGTCTATTTATTCTAATGGGGTCCCCAAACTGGATATGGGAGCTAAATGAAACTTGGAATGCCAAGCCTGTAGGTGAAATGATTAGAAAAGCCAATCCAGGAGAAGTAGTAATGGAAGGAAGTAACGAGAGACCAAGCTTAAATTGGTATGCAGAGCAAAGAATAGTAAATAAAAGTAGTAGGCAATCTGATCAATGGTTGCTAACTTCTAACCAGAGAAAAAGTAAATATCTGATTGAAAAAGAAAAATGCCAAGAGAAAGGTTCAGAAGGTAAATGGATGCTAATATATTGCAAAAGTAAATAA
- a CDS encoding DUF1824 family protein, giving the protein MIDSEIDSLKDLNNFRSAPRLSINQSKRLLKELAGYIDNADWLTTGIMAPSSEVAIKVIREIESFFSWSKMNLATKPNDAGPVFLKANQNTGDIHIRIEHGLGEGILMSCQHLDEQKDADTFGPFPLDFFKENNNP; this is encoded by the coding sequence ATGATTGATTCCGAAATTGACTCCTTGAAAGATCTAAATAATTTCCGTTCAGCACCAAGGTTGAGCATAAATCAATCAAAAAGATTGCTAAAAGAGCTCGCTGGTTATATTGACAACGCTGATTGGTTAACGACTGGCATTATGGCTCCATCTAGTGAAGTTGCTATCAAGGTTATTCGAGAAATAGAGTCATTTTTTAGTTGGTCGAAGATGAACTTAGCTACAAAGCCTAATGATGCTGGACCTGTTTTTCTTAAAGCAAATCAAAATACTGGTGATATTCATATACGTATTGAACATGGTCTAGGTGAGGGTATTCTGATGAGTTGTCAACACTTGGATGAGCAGAAAGATGCTGATACTTTTGGCCCTTTCCCTTTAGATTTCTTCAAAGAAAACAATAATCCTTGA
- a CDS encoding tetratricopeptide repeat-containing sulfotransferase family protein produces the protein MNGFGEKKISNKKKFHNQLSEVQINQLMTGAIRHLSSGNFVDAEACYMKLINAGFKDPRVYSNIGAIYKQRNNLDKACFYLKKAVTLFPEYADAYSNLALILKEKGELKEAELYARKAISLKPNLCDAYLILGGILQDQGDLDQAILCTRKAIILDPNLASSHLNLGVLLKEKGNLKEAEDATRKAISLQSNLANAHLNLGVLLKEKGNLKEAEDATRKAISLQSNLANAHLNLGILLKDLGKLKEAEKTLIKAIQIDGLLAPAYYSLSTLTDYSNERELEDKLFKINLDNLDNLSFKIDLCFARSNILHKKNLFLESSEYLKEANKIKLQLYPSNANKQIKKSIEILDKYKDYQEDIPVTSPVSNCIFIVGMPRSGSTLLESILSMKEKVVDLGETVIFEQAFSEWNMQDKQSKGKSLFEIYYEKRSSFAEKECITTDKNLYNYMYSGFIASQFPAAKIIHCYRNPLDNILSMYRANFAKGNYYSSSILDCSKVLSNHIYLMNYYKKLYPEKIYSLDYDQLVISPKDQIRSLINWLGWEWEELYLSPDKSNRAVSTASNVQVRYPINNKSLYGWKKYTELLKPAIDYLDQKII, from the coding sequence ATGAATGGCTTTGGAGAAAAAAAAATTTCAAATAAAAAGAAATTCCACAATCAGCTATCAGAAGTCCAGATTAATCAATTAATGACTGGAGCAATAAGGCATCTTTCTTCCGGTAATTTTGTTGACGCAGAGGCTTGCTATATGAAATTAATCAATGCAGGTTTTAAAGATCCTAGAGTCTACTCAAATATCGGTGCTATATATAAACAAAGAAATAATCTTGACAAAGCATGTTTTTACTTAAAAAAAGCAGTCACCTTATTCCCAGAATACGCTGATGCTTATTCTAATTTAGCATTAATCCTAAAAGAGAAAGGTGAATTAAAAGAAGCAGAGTTATATGCTAGAAAAGCGATCTCATTGAAACCTAATTTATGTGATGCATATTTAATCCTAGGTGGAATTTTACAAGATCAAGGAGATCTAGATCAAGCAATACTTTGTACAAGAAAGGCAATTATATTGGACCCTAATTTGGCAAGTTCACATCTCAACCTTGGTGTATTGCTAAAAGAAAAAGGCAATTTAAAAGAAGCTGAAGATGCCACTAGAAAAGCAATATCATTGCAATCAAACTTGGCAAACGCACATCTCAACCTTGGTGTATTGCTAAAAGAAAAAGGCAATTTAAAAGAAGCTGAAGATGCCACTAGAAAAGCAATATCATTGCAATCAAACTTGGCAAACGCACATCTTAATCTTGGAATTTTATTAAAAGACCTTGGAAAGCTAAAAGAAGCAGAAAAAACTTTAATTAAAGCAATACAGATAGACGGCTTGCTCGCACCAGCGTATTACTCATTATCAACATTAACCGATTATTCAAATGAGAGAGAGTTAGAAGATAAACTTTTTAAAATAAATTTAGATAATTTAGATAATTTATCTTTTAAGATAGATTTATGTTTTGCAAGATCTAATATTCTTCATAAGAAAAATCTTTTTTTAGAAAGCTCTGAATATCTCAAAGAAGCCAATAAGATAAAGCTCCAATTATATCCATCTAATGCAAATAAGCAAATTAAAAAGTCTATTGAAATTCTCGATAAATATAAAGACTATCAAGAAGACATACCAGTAACAAGTCCAGTTTCGAATTGCATTTTCATTGTAGGAATGCCTCGCTCTGGTTCTACATTATTAGAGTCTATTCTAAGTATGAAAGAAAAAGTTGTTGACTTAGGAGAAACAGTTATTTTTGAACAAGCCTTTTCTGAATGGAATATGCAAGACAAGCAATCCAAGGGGAAGAGTCTTTTTGAAATCTATTATGAAAAAAGGTCTTCTTTTGCAGAAAAGGAATGCATAACAACAGATAAGAATTTGTATAACTATATGTATTCTGGTTTTATAGCTAGTCAATTCCCAGCAGCTAAGATTATTCATTGTTATAGGAATCCTCTTGATAATATTCTTTCTATGTATAGAGCAAATTTTGCAAAAGGAAATTATTACTCTTCATCAATATTAGATTGCTCAAAAGTTCTTTCAAATCATATTTATCTAATGAATTATTATAAGAAATTATACCCAGAAAAGATTTATAGCCTAGATTATGATCAATTGGTTATTTCACCAAAAGATCAAATCAGGTCTCTAATAAATTGGTTGGGATGGGAATGGGAAGAATTATATTTATCACCTGACAAAAGTAATAGAGCAGTTAGTACAGCAAGCAATGTGCAAGTAAGGTATCCTATTAATAATAAATCTCTTTATGGCTGGAAGAAATATACAGAGCTTTTAAAACCAGCAATAGATTATTTAGACCAAAAAATCATTTAG
- a CDS encoding chlorophyll a/b binding light-harvesting protein, with the protein MQTYGNPNPTYGWWVGNSVVTNKSSRFIGSHVAHTGLIAFTAGANTLWELARYNPDIPMGHQGMVSIPHLASIGIGFDQAGVWTGQDVAFIGIFHLICSFVYALAGLLHSIVFSEDTQNSSGLFAEGRPEHRQAARYKLEWDNPDNQTFILGHHLIFFGVACIWFVEWARIHGIYDPAIGAVRQVEYNLNLNAIWNHQFDFLTIDSLEDVMGGHAFLAFAEILGGAHHIATKMGSGALGEYTEFKGKNVLSAEAVLSWSLAGIGWMAIIAAFWCATNTTVYPEAWYGEPLAIKFGISPYWIDTGNMDGVVTGHTSRAWLTNVHYYLGFFFIQGHLWHAIRALGFDFKRVTNAIGNLDNQKITLNG; encoded by the coding sequence ATGCAAACCTATGGGAATCCAAACCCCACTTACGGGTGGTGGGTTGGTAATTCTGTAGTAACCAACAAGTCAAGTCGATTTATAGGCTCGCATGTTGCGCATACAGGATTGATTGCATTTACCGCTGGCGCAAACACACTTTGGGAACTTGCCCGTTACAACCCTGATATCCCTATGGGACATCAAGGAATGGTAAGCATCCCTCATTTGGCATCTATTGGCATTGGTTTTGACCAAGCTGGAGTATGGACCGGGCAAGATGTTGCTTTCATTGGCATCTTTCACCTGATTTGTTCATTTGTATATGCCCTGGCTGGACTATTGCACTCAATAGTTTTCAGTGAAGACACTCAAAACTCATCAGGCCTTTTTGCTGAAGGTCGTCCCGAGCATCGTCAAGCGGCTAGATACAAGCTTGAATGGGATAACCCAGATAACCAAACCTTTATTCTTGGACACCATTTGATTTTCTTTGGTGTTGCATGTATTTGGTTTGTTGAATGGGCAAGAATTCATGGTATTTACGATCCTGCTATTGGTGCAGTTCGCCAGGTTGAGTACAACTTGAACTTGAATGCTATTTGGAACCATCAATTTGACTTCTTGACTATAGATAGCCTTGAAGATGTAATGGGAGGCCATGCATTCTTGGCTTTTGCTGAGATTCTTGGTGGAGCTCACCACATTGCAACCAAGATGGGTTCTGGAGCTCTTGGAGAATATACTGAATTCAAAGGTAAGAATGTTTTGTCAGCTGAGGCCGTTCTTTCTTGGTCTTTAGCTGGTATTGGCTGGATGGCAATTATTGCTGCATTCTGGTGCGCTACTAACACAACTGTTTACCCTGAAGCTTGGTATGGCGAACCTCTTGCTATCAAATTTGGAATTTCTCCTTATTGGATAGACACAGGAAACATGGATGGTGTTGTTACCGGTCACACATCTCGTGCATGGCTGACTAATGTTCATTATTATCTTGGATTCTTCTTTATCCAAGGTCATTTATGGCATGCAATTCGTGCATTGGGCTTTGACTTCAAGCGAGTTACAAATGCTATCGGTAACTTAGACAATCAAAAAATTACTCTTAATGGTTGA
- a CDS encoding ArnT family glycosyltransferase — MIKKSLSSRIENIYSPICSYMKKLYAEKYFSILVIICICGFVGFVCLFNESTQSFFAHDEGLYARRAKLILDTGDWFAPFSKAHHKTIGSYWLIALSMKLFGLGEYSARIPSALFSVLSSIVVYKIGLEISNKRSAFISALILPSMPLWFQYSHYASPDMAFVFLNLFAIYMILRASSENNRQSNHQFFYWFLTGISFSLAFLIRSFLALLPIFALLPFICLSLRQQGRKKVYFLLGGMIIGFIPVIVSIFYAYNAYGSEAFLELFDFARRKSMGGNLFKGLFYYPIILIILSYPSGLISIFGFIRVNQYKNLKLRYLLSIFPLVILFALMVASTALSHYALMLIPWIAIASGIAIDSLISSELLKSYQFKKLCAYIFLLIGLSLMVILLFKITGLVSIDVLDKPIIISSFFVVSLVNISAGLVGIRGLNNHRNFSISIGLMVITQTILLTILYGIGILGNPNQEIKTFVREPFVNEILRSNTVYLIGVNRNTKVRTLMEFYLPNYQDYQKSLDQVKGNSYFMVSKDALLELLKFKKYSINKIAKYKEFFFIRVN; from the coding sequence ATGATTAAAAAGAGCTTAAGTAGCAGAATTGAGAATATTTATAGTCCTATATGCTCATATATGAAAAAACTTTATGCGGAGAAATATTTTTCAATATTGGTCATTATATGTATTTGTGGATTTGTTGGATTTGTTTGCCTTTTCAATGAAAGCACACAAAGTTTTTTTGCTCACGATGAAGGTCTTTATGCAAGAAGAGCAAAGTTGATATTGGATACAGGAGATTGGTTTGCACCTTTTTCTAAAGCTCACCATAAGACAATTGGTAGTTATTGGTTAATAGCATTAAGCATGAAGCTTTTTGGCTTAGGTGAATACTCAGCAAGAATACCAAGTGCTTTGTTTTCGGTTCTTAGTTCAATAGTTGTTTATAAGATAGGCTTAGAAATATCAAATAAAAGATCAGCATTTATATCGGCTTTAATACTTCCATCTATGCCGCTTTGGTTTCAATATAGTCATTACGCCAGCCCTGACATGGCGTTTGTTTTTTTAAATTTATTTGCTATTTATATGATTCTAAGAGCAAGTAGTGAAAATAACAGACAATCTAACCATCAATTCTTTTATTGGTTTTTAACAGGCATTTCCTTCTCTCTTGCTTTCCTGATAAGAAGTTTTTTAGCTCTACTACCGATTTTTGCTTTACTGCCTTTTATATGCCTATCTTTAAGACAGCAGGGTAGAAAAAAAGTTTATTTCTTATTGGGGGGGATGATAATAGGCTTTATACCCGTCATAGTCAGCATTTTCTATGCATACAATGCATATGGATCTGAGGCTTTTCTGGAGTTATTTGACTTTGCTAGAAGAAAGTCTATGGGAGGGAATTTGTTTAAGGGATTATTCTATTACCCTATTATTCTCATTATTCTTTCTTATCCATCAGGATTGATCAGTATATTTGGCTTTATCAGGGTAAATCAATACAAGAACTTAAAGCTCAGATACCTCTTGTCTATTTTCCCGTTGGTCATATTATTTGCCTTAATGGTTGCATCGACGGCTTTAAGTCATTATGCCTTGATGCTAATACCTTGGATTGCTATAGCATCAGGAATTGCAATTGATTCATTGATTTCATCAGAGCTTCTTAAATCATATCAATTTAAGAAGCTTTGCGCGTACATATTTTTATTAATAGGATTATCTCTGATGGTAATTCTTTTATTTAAAATTACAGGACTTGTATCAATAGATGTGCTTGATAAGCCAATAATAATAAGCTCTTTCTTTGTTGTATCATTAGTTAATATATCTGCTGGATTAGTTGGAATTAGGGGATTAAATAATCATAGAAACTTTTCAATTTCAATTGGTTTGATGGTAATTACACAAACTATTCTTTTAACTATACTTTATGGAATTGGAATCTTGGGTAATCCTAATCAAGAGATAAAAACGTTTGTTCGAGAGCCATTCGTAAATGAAATACTACGTTCAAATACTGTTTATCTTATAGGTGTGAATAGAAATACTAAAGTTAGAACTTTAATGGAATTTTATCTGCCTAATTATCAGGATTATCAAAAGTCACTTGATCAAGTCAAGGGAAACTCCTATTTTATGGTTAGCAAGGATGCTCTTTTGGAACTCTTAAAATTTAAAAAATATAGTATTAATAAAATAGCGAAGTACAAGGAATTCTTTTTTATAAGAGTTAATTAA
- the arfB gene encoding alternative ribosome rescue aminoacyl-tRNA hydrolase ArfB: protein MNLTVNSRLVIPSRELQWRFSRSSGPGGQNVNKTDSKVELIFHIEQSNVLSKFQKYILRELLKKHIVKDCIRVVAKDSRNQYQNRRLALFRLANLLRSTLKPPKKLRKQTKPSLASKKRRLDLKKQRSNKKKNRQVKPSLED from the coding sequence GTGAACTTAACTGTAAATTCAAGATTAGTTATTCCATCTAGGGAGCTCCAATGGCGATTCTCACGCTCATCAGGCCCAGGTGGGCAAAATGTAAATAAGACTGATAGCAAAGTAGAACTTATTTTTCATATCGAACAATCAAATGTTCTTAGTAAATTTCAAAAATATATACTGCGAGAACTATTAAAAAAACATATTGTTAAGGACTGTATTCGTGTAGTTGCTAAAGATAGTAGAAATCAATACCAGAATAGAAGATTAGCACTATTTCGATTGGCAAATTTGCTTAGATCTACTTTGAAGCCGCCTAAAAAATTAAGGAAACAAACTAAACCATCACTTGCTTCCAAGAAACGAAGGCTTGATTTAAAAAAACAGAGGAGTAATAAAAAAAAGAATCGTCAAGTGAAACCCTCATTAGAAGATTAA
- a CDS encoding potassium channel family protein, with protein sequence MRRIIDQKVLFRDLAKPWLGPLLSLMALFLLGACGYRITEGWDWGDCLWMVLITISTIGFGEVEPLSAAGRVVTILIIGGGLVVVQLTLQRFIRLFESGYFRRMSELRFRRRLRSMEDHVILCGFGRIGKEIAEELQYEGVQVLIVEANESSQKAAEAKGFNVLLADATLDETLILAGIQKCRSLVVTLPSDAANLYVVLSARGLNSQCRLIARAESEEAANKLKLAGASVVVSPYVAAGRTMAATALRPIAVDFLDLLAGSQCEIEEFLLSSDLNKFKHLNNPTLAGLELGSKSGAMVLAIRDGTSLNTNPSGDVEIGPGQLLIALGSKNQLLALRRLLEDVLSNVGRVKY encoded by the coding sequence ATGAGGCGAATAATTGATCAGAAGGTTTTATTTCGAGATTTGGCTAAGCCATGGTTAGGCCCATTACTCTCATTGATGGCTTTGTTCCTGCTTGGAGCATGTGGCTATCGCATCACAGAAGGATGGGATTGGGGTGATTGCCTGTGGATGGTTCTTATTACAATTAGCACAATTGGCTTTGGTGAAGTTGAACCGCTTAGTGCAGCAGGGCGAGTAGTTACAATATTAATCATTGGAGGAGGCTTGGTTGTTGTTCAGTTAACGCTGCAAAGATTTATTCGGCTTTTTGAGTCGGGTTATTTTCGTAGAATGAGTGAGCTTAGATTTCGTCGAAGATTAAGGAGTATGGAAGATCATGTAATCCTTTGTGGATTTGGTCGAATTGGAAAAGAAATTGCTGAAGAACTTCAATATGAAGGGGTCCAAGTATTGATTGTCGAAGCGAATGAATCTAGTCAAAAAGCGGCAGAGGCAAAAGGATTTAATGTTTTATTGGCTGATGCGACATTAGATGAGACATTGATATTGGCTGGAATCCAAAAATGTAGAAGTTTAGTCGTAACCCTGCCAAGTGATGCTGCAAATCTTTATGTGGTTTTAAGTGCACGAGGATTGAATTCTCAATGTCGACTAATAGCAAGAGCAGAAAGTGAAGAAGCTGCAAATAAATTGAAGTTGGCAGGGGCAAGTGTAGTTGTTAGCCCCTATGTAGCTGCTGGCAGAACAATGGCAGCAACTGCATTACGTCCTATTGCAGTTGATTTTTTGGATCTCTTGGCGGGATCACAATGTGAGATAGAGGAGTTTTTGCTCAGTAGTGATCTAAATAAGTTTAAACATTTAAACAACCCTACTTTGGCTGGGCTTGAACTAGGTAGTAAAAGCGGAGCAATGGTCTTGGCTATTCGTGACGGAACAAGTTTGAATACTAATCCAAGCGGGGATGTTGAAATAGGGCCTGGACAATTACTTATAGCTTTAGGAAGTAAAAATCAACTCTTAGCTTTAAGAAGATTGTTAGAAGATGTTTTGTCTAATGTTGGCAGAGTTAAATATTAG
- a CDS encoding DCC1-like thiol-disulfide oxidoreductase family protein, which produces MEHKLVFIYDGECPFCNHFAELLELKSNLPNISFLNGRDYLTKMNNLYAKGYDLDKGAILIKDDEILHGASAISWICSQLKNPSDTMLEIIRAVFSSPKRTFFLFPILIWSRRVALFLKGVPNKLISKA; this is translated from the coding sequence ATGGAACATAAGCTTGTTTTCATTTACGACGGGGAGTGTCCATTCTGTAATCATTTTGCAGAATTGCTTGAACTAAAAAGTAACTTGCCCAATATTTCATTTCTAAATGGAAGGGACTATCTCACCAAAATGAATAATTTATATGCAAAAGGCTATGACTTAGATAAAGGTGCAATTCTGATTAAGGACGATGAAATTCTCCATGGAGCAAGTGCCATTAGTTGGATTTGTTCTCAACTTAAGAATCCTTCAGATACAATGCTAGAAATTATTAGAGCTGTTTTTTCATCGCCTAAAAGGACATTTTTTTTGTTCCCTATTTTGATTTGGTCTAGAAGAGTTGCACTTTTTTTGAAAGGGGTTCCAAATAAGTTGATTTCTAAAGCTTAA
- a CDS encoding DUF1330 domain-containing protein translates to MSKGYWIKQATIASTDLFIEYLQTVIPWLLSVGGVIIAKDINQNSDLNQWDGGQLGVIVEFESKAAAQKAFDSDVFQEYIKSNGLAANLTLSIVG, encoded by the coding sequence GTGTCCAAGGGCTACTGGATCAAGCAAGCAACAATTGCAAGCACTGACTTGTTCATTGAATATCTGCAAACAGTTATACCTTGGCTGCTTTCGGTTGGAGGCGTAATTATTGCAAAAGATATAAATCAAAATTCTGATTTGAACCAATGGGATGGTGGTCAGTTGGGGGTGATTGTGGAATTTGAATCTAAAGCGGCTGCCCAAAAAGCCTTTGATTCAGATGTTTTTCAGGAATATATTAAGTCAAATGGATTGGCTGCTAACTTAACGCTTTCAATAGTTGGTTAG
- a CDS encoding sodium-dependent transporter: MQTREKWRSGLGFVLAAAGSAVGLGNLWGFAYRSSQGGGLAFLLLYILVVLVVCLPVLVGEMVLGRSTASSPFLAPVQAAGESWKPLGWLFAISSCGILSFYAVIMGWTADTFFHSLFIGLPVDMVEASDFFGRISSGNSVFVGQIISLVLTGSVVAAGVRGGIERLTRWAMPLLFVLLLILAIWATTLSGSWEGYTSFLFKWDPSQLLDKTTIRNAFTQAFFSLSLGIGIMVAYSSYLDKNNKLPKEALGVASFDTGVGLLAGMITFPIVMSFGLKDVISESTVGALFIALPTGFANLGLIGRLLAAVFFGLAFLAAITSSISLLEVPVSSMIDRLGWTRRKAVWISTFFVFLLGVPSAISLNFLGNMDAVFNVFLILGGFLISILMGWFIPSKYDQDLASSNSDQGVRRYLKFMIRWVSPPVIAFGLIVSVIDLVQGWFA; encoded by the coding sequence ATGCAAACTAGAGAGAAGTGGCGCTCTGGCTTAGGTTTTGTGCTTGCGGCTGCAGGCAGTGCAGTTGGTTTAGGCAATCTTTGGGGATTTGCTTATAGGTCTTCTCAGGGTGGGGGGCTTGCATTCCTATTGCTTTATATCTTGGTTGTTCTAGTGGTATGTCTACCAGTATTGGTTGGCGAGATGGTTCTTGGGCGAAGTACCGCAAGTAGTCCTTTCCTTGCGCCAGTCCAAGCTGCTGGTGAGAGTTGGAAGCCATTGGGGTGGCTTTTTGCTATTTCATCCTGTGGAATACTTTCCTTTTACGCTGTGATTATGGGCTGGACAGCTGATACCTTTTTCCATTCTTTGTTTATAGGACTTCCAGTAGATATGGTTGAGGCTAGTGATTTCTTTGGAAGAATTAGCAGTGGAAACAGTGTCTTTGTAGGGCAAATAATAAGCTTGGTTCTTACTGGATCAGTAGTAGCAGCTGGAGTGAGAGGCGGGATTGAACGCTTGACTCGTTGGGCTATGCCACTACTTTTTGTATTACTTTTGATTCTTGCTATTTGGGCAACCACACTTTCAGGTTCTTGGGAAGGTTACACTTCATTTCTATTCAAATGGGATCCCTCTCAATTATTAGATAAGACAACTATTAGGAATGCCTTTACTCAAGCTTTCTTTTCTTTAAGCCTTGGAATAGGAATAATGGTGGCATATTCCTCTTACCTTGACAAAAACAATAAATTACCCAAAGAAGCTTTAGGTGTAGCTTCTTTTGATACTGGGGTAGGCCTGCTTGCAGGGATGATTACTTTCCCCATAGTTATGAGCTTTGGGCTTAAAGATGTGATAAGTGAGTCAACAGTCGGCGCATTATTTATCGCTTTACCAACGGGCTTCGCAAATCTTGGCTTGATCGGTCGACTATTAGCTGCTGTTTTCTTTGGGCTAGCCTTTCTCGCAGCCATAACTTCATCTATATCTCTCCTGGAAGTTCCTGTATCTTCAATGATTGATAGACTTGGTTGGACTAGAAGGAAGGCAGTTTGGATATCAACATTTTTTGTCTTTTTACTAGGAGTACCTTCGGCAATTTCATTAAATTTTTTAGGCAATATGGATGCAGTATTTAATGTCTTCTTGATTTTAGGAGGCTTCTTGATATCTATATTGATGGGATGGTTTATACCATCCAAATATGATCAAGACTTAGCCAGCTCTAATTCAGATCAAGGCGTGCGCAGGTACCTTAAATTTATGATTCGATGGGTATCTCCGCCTGTTATTGCTTTTGGACTGATTGTAAGTGTTATAGATTTAGTTCAAGGTTGGTTCGCCTAA
- a CDS encoding small RNA NsiR4-regulated ssr1528 family protein: MDLFGPDIIDKAIEAGIDLDGTQIPEEMLKLYKRVMDKEKKRKRSGVQKSMRNRIVRTGAKHFSAKDLNEFLLKAGWEGLKEKEIRFFFD; the protein is encoded by the coding sequence ATGGACTTATTTGGACCAGACATTATAGATAAAGCTATTGAGGCAGGGATTGATCTTGATGGCACCCAAATACCAGAAGAAATGCTTAAACTCTATAAAAGAGTCATGGATAAAGAAAAAAAAAGAAAAAGGAGTGGCGTTCAAAAATCAATGAGAAATAGGATTGTTAGAACTGGAGCAAAGCATTTCAGTGCAAAGGATCTTAATGAATTTCTTTTGAAGGCAGGCTGGGAAGGTTTAAAAGAAAAGGAGATCAGATTTTTCTTTGATTGA